A single window of Microbispora hainanensis DNA harbors:
- the sepH gene encoding septation protein SepH → MQELRLVAVSEDGTYLVLATAGRGTRFTLPVDDRLRAAVRGNFSRLGQYEIEVESPLRPKEIQARIRAGETAEEIAATAGIPVERVRWFEGPVLQEREYMAQQAQRVSVRMPGETTPGPTLGDLVAERLTRRGVPADEIDWDSAKRDDNLWRVRLGFVWNGHTRHAEWLFDPRRRHITPNDDEAMRLSAAEYVEPERDDATVRPFMPRLASKLAPVPPLPVEPSPRRDEPGLSVPAVRSEPAVIPEPVPPPRLSPPLRAETGRPERPEPYADEPAAYRPELTPVPFRLPQSLIASPDVALPPPAAETRVESPAQTSSAAEAAPPRTPAGDGAGRTDAQDIAGRQAAAQAAADAAQGAVTGGAGVAPAPSHHEAQEAAPPAAPVERAVPEDATTTTSTSAEPTVGSGTADAGATDDVAAVASAQNAEAHAAARESVEATVKAAVKAPAEAPAEAPAEAPVEAAMEAAVEAAAPAETAPAAEGPAAAPASQPVADPAPVMAADTNTAADTAGGDAGDEASAAAAVPVTVPAPAPPAESAKEPAASPAADATAASVPAPSTPADSTPADSTPAESAAESTVASASAPTAAPTAAPTPKPTPAPAAPAADATTPAAPAAQVPAAQVPAAQAVPPAQPAAEAAPAAQAPAAQAPAAQPAPQTPAAQPAAQAPAAAPAPRAGDARKAQRTGDASKDGAKETQKEAPKDTKPETPAPPVPKPAPPRPRKSRGRRASVPTWDEIMFGARKQD, encoded by the coding sequence ATGCAGGAGCTCCGTCTCGTCGCGGTAAGTGAGGACGGAACGTACCTCGTCCTGGCGACGGCCGGGCGGGGCACGCGCTTCACGCTGCCCGTCGACGACCGGCTCCGCGCTGCGGTCCGCGGCAACTTCTCCCGTCTCGGCCAGTACGAGATCGAAGTGGAGAGCCCGTTGCGTCCCAAGGAGATCCAGGCGCGCATTCGTGCCGGCGAGACGGCGGAGGAGATCGCGGCCACCGCCGGTATTCCGGTGGAGAGAGTCCGCTGGTTCGAGGGGCCGGTGCTCCAGGAACGCGAATACATGGCCCAGCAGGCCCAGCGGGTCTCGGTCCGCATGCCTGGCGAGACGACCCCCGGGCCCACGCTCGGCGACCTGGTCGCCGAGCGGCTCACCCGGCGCGGCGTGCCCGCCGACGAGATCGACTGGGACTCCGCGAAGCGCGACGACAACCTGTGGCGCGTGCGGCTCGGCTTCGTCTGGAACGGCCACACCCGCCACGCCGAGTGGCTCTTCGACCCGCGCCGCCGCCACATCACTCCCAACGACGACGAGGCCATGCGCCTGTCGGCCGCCGAATACGTCGAGCCCGAGCGGGACGACGCCACCGTGCGTCCCTTCATGCCCCGCCTGGCGTCCAAGCTCGCCCCGGTGCCGCCGCTGCCCGTGGAGCCCTCTCCCCGCCGCGACGAGCCGGGTCTCAGCGTGCCCGCCGTACGCTCCGAGCCCGCCGTGATTCCCGAGCCCGTGCCGCCGCCGCGGCTGAGCCCGCCGCTGCGCGCGGAAACCGGCCGCCCCGAGCGGCCCGAGCCGTACGCGGACGAGCCCGCGGCGTACCGGCCCGAGCTGACCCCGGTGCCCTTCCGGCTGCCGCAGTCGCTCATCGCGAGCCCCGATGTGGCACTCCCGCCGCCCGCCGCCGAGACCAGGGTGGAGAGCCCGGCCCAGACCTCGTCCGCGGCCGAGGCCGCTCCTCCGCGTACGCCCGCCGGGGACGGCGCGGGCCGTACGGACGCTCAGGACATCGCGGGACGGCAGGCCGCGGCGCAGGCCGCTGCGGATGCGGCGCAGGGCGCCGTGACCGGCGGAGCCGGTGTCGCTCCTGCGCCGTCCCACCATGAGGCGCAGGAGGCCGCGCCCCCGGCGGCACCCGTGGAGCGGGCGGTTCCCGAGGACGCGACGACGACCACGAGCACCTCTGCCGAACCGACTGTGGGTTCGGGGACGGCGGACGCCGGGGCCACGGACGACGTGGCCGCTGTGGCGTCCGCCCAGAACGCCGAGGCCCACGCCGCCGCTCGCGAGAGCGTGGAGGCCACCGTGAAGGCCGCTGTGAAGGCCCCTGCAGAGGCCCCTGCAGAGGCCCCTGCGGAAGCTCCCGTGGAAGCCGCCATGGAAGCCGCCGTGGAGGCCGCCGCACCTGCGGAGACCGCGCCAGCGGCCGAGGGACCGGCCGCCGCGCCTGCCTCGCAGCCGGTCGCCGACCCGGCCCCGGTCATGGCTGCCGACACGAACACGGCCGCGGACACGGCCGGGGGCGACGCGGGGGACGAAGCGTCCGCGGCCGCCGCCGTTCCCGTCACCGTGCCCGCGCCTGCTCCACCGGCGGAGTCCGCGAAGGAACCCGCTGCGAGCCCCGCGGCCGACGCGACAGCGGCGAGCGTGCCCGCGCCGAGCACGCCCGCGGATAGCACGCCTGCGGATAGCACGCCTGCGGAGAGCGCTGCGGAAAGCACCGTGGCGTCCGCCTCTGCGCCCACTGCTGCGCCCACTGCTGCGCCCACACCGAAGCCCACTCCGGCGCCTGCCGCTCCTGCGGCGGACGCCACCACGCCCGCGGCCCCGGCGGCCCAGGTTCCAGCGGCCCAGGTTCCAGCGGCACAGGCCGTGCCGCCCGCGCAGCCTGCGGCTGAGGCCGCGCCCGCTGCTCAGGCGCCCGCAGCACAGGCACCCGCAGCACAGCCCGCGCCGCAGACACCCGCAGCACAGCCCGCTGCGCAGGCTCCCGCCGCCGCTCCGGCGCCCCGGGCGGGGGACGCGCGGAAGGCGCAGCGCACCGGCGACGCGTCCAAGGACGGGGCGAAGGAGACGCAGAAGGAAGCTCCGAAGGACACCAAGCCCGAGACGCCCGCGCCACCCGTGCCGAAGCCGGCTCCCCCGCGGCCCCGCAAGTCCCGCGGACGCCGGGCGTCGGTGCCGACCTGGGACGAGATCATGTTCGGGGCGCGCAAGCAGGACTGA
- a CDS encoding D-arabinono-1,4-lactone oxidase, which produces MDAFVNWARNQSVRPAEIRTPASAAEVADAVRDAAKTGRRVRMTGTGHSFTGVALTDGILLRPGALTGVLDAGDGWVKVAAGTPLHALNEELHRRGLALANMGDITAQTAAGAIQTGTHGTGRHVGGLADQVVELEMVLADGSVTTVREGDLFDAARVGLGALGVLTAVTFRVEPAFLLRNRREPMALSRILDTLDDLTEADDHLDFFWLPHTDTCLVKRNNRDTGPARPPAAFKRWLDNVFLENTLFGAACALGARFPGAVPSINGISARVLGTSECVDTSYKIFTSVREVRFLEMEYAIPRNHLAQALRETRDLVERAGWPITFPVEVRVTPPSDAWLSTAYGRPSAYVACHVYRQAPNPAYFDGVEEIMVRLGGRPHWGKLHTRDADYLRGVYPRFGDFLALRREMDPDGLFSNDYLDRVLGASREG; this is translated from the coding sequence ATGGACGCCTTCGTCAACTGGGCGCGCAACCAGTCCGTGAGGCCCGCCGAGATCCGCACCCCCGCGTCGGCCGCCGAGGTCGCCGACGCCGTACGGGACGCAGCGAAGACGGGCCGGCGGGTGCGCATGACCGGCACGGGGCACTCGTTCACCGGGGTCGCGCTCACCGACGGCATCCTCCTGCGGCCCGGCGCGCTCACCGGCGTCCTCGACGCGGGCGACGGGTGGGTGAAGGTCGCCGCGGGCACCCCGCTCCACGCGCTCAACGAGGAGCTCCACCGGCGCGGCCTGGCCCTGGCCAACATGGGCGACATCACCGCCCAGACCGCCGCGGGGGCGATCCAGACCGGGACCCACGGCACCGGCAGGCACGTCGGCGGCCTCGCCGACCAGGTCGTCGAGCTGGAGATGGTGCTCGCCGACGGCTCCGTGACGACCGTGCGCGAGGGCGACCTGTTCGACGCGGCCCGGGTCGGCCTCGGCGCGCTGGGCGTGCTGACCGCCGTCACGTTCCGGGTGGAGCCCGCGTTCCTGCTGCGCAACCGCCGCGAGCCGATGGCGCTCAGCCGGATCCTCGACACGCTGGACGACCTGACGGAGGCCGACGACCACCTCGACTTCTTCTGGCTCCCCCACACCGACACCTGCCTGGTCAAGCGCAACAACCGCGACACCGGCCCGGCCCGGCCGCCCGCCGCCTTCAAGCGCTGGCTCGACAACGTCTTCCTGGAGAACACGCTGTTCGGCGCGGCCTGCGCCCTCGGGGCCCGCTTCCCCGGCGCGGTGCCCTCGATCAACGGGATCTCCGCGCGCGTGCTCGGCACGTCGGAGTGCGTCGACACCTCTTACAAGATCTTCACGTCGGTGCGCGAGGTCCGATTCCTGGAGATGGAGTACGCCATCCCGCGCAACCACCTCGCCCAGGCCCTGCGGGAGACGCGGGACCTCGTGGAGAGGGCGGGCTGGCCGATCACCTTCCCGGTCGAGGTGCGGGTCACGCCGCCCTCGGACGCATGGCTCTCCACCGCGTACGGCAGGCCCTCGGCGTATGTCGCCTGCCACGTCTACCGCCAGGCGCCCAACCCGGCGTACTTCGACGGCGTGGAAGAGATCATGGTCAGGCTGGGAGGCCGGCCCCACTGGGGCAAACTGCACACCCGCGACGCGGACTACCTGCGCGGCGTCTATCCGCGGTTCGGCGATTTCCTCGCACTCCGCCGCGAAATGGACCCGGACGGGCTGTTCTCCAACGATTACCTCGACCGGGTGCTCGGCGCGTCGCGGGAAGGCTGA